From the genome of Triticum aestivum cultivar Chinese Spring chromosome 3B, IWGSC CS RefSeq v2.1, whole genome shotgun sequence, one region includes:
- the LOC123065308 gene encoding pectinesterase-like, translated as MTSTWMARGKGTPLQVLLLLLALLIVPRGGDGAAVFSGYTFKGQGEAEAFEEALLRQACFNVTSSSSGAGRGKGDCVSRIDTARGGPSSGPVPVLRAALRDTLGEAVSAVGAVAGLASLSNHAREEMAVRDCIELLGYSVDELGWSLDAMAESLDGVEPEMETQHGAASGSVRSGARAEDDLHAWLSAALGNQDTCTEGFRGTDGRLLRRVEASVAQLTQLVSNLLAMHKRLRSIMPLRQHGKNDTAASGAGSELPPWVMDVAGGVEGELARARGRTGRKKAMRVDVVVARDGSGRYRSVGEAVARAPNHSRRKYVIYVKRGVYYENVDVKKKKSNIVLVGEGMGETVITGSRSFSSGWTTFRSATVAVSGAGFIARDLTIRNTAGAAAHQAVALRVDSDRSAFFRVAIEGHQDTLYAHSLRQFYRDCRVSGTVDFVFGNGIAVIQRTILATLPLAPGQTGSVTAQGRKDPNQNTGFSIHNCVVEAKYPTYLGRPWKPFSRVVVMESYLGTGVRARGWLEWAGDAGLNTLFYGEYRNFGPGAGVAGRVKWPGYHVIMDPAWASHFTVRRFIDGLTWLPSAGVTFTADLIKK; from the exons ATGACGTCGACATGGATGGCACGTGGTAAAGGCACCCCCCTGCAGGTGCTCCTGCTTTTGTTGGCGCTTCTGATCGTCCCCcgcggcggcgatggcgccgcGGTGTTCTCCGGGTACACGTTCAAGGGGCAGGGCGAGGCCGAGGCCTTCGAGGAGGCGCTGCTGCGCCAGGCGTGCTTCAACGTCACCTCTTCTTCCTCCGGGGCCGGGCGCGGCAAGGGTGACTGCGTCTCGCGCATCGACACGGCGCGCGGCGGGCCCAGCAGCGGGCCCGTGCCCGTCCTCCGCGCCGCGCTCCGCGACACGCTCGGCGAGGCCGTCAGCGCCGTCGGGGCCGTCGCCGGCCTGGCGTCCCTGTCCAACCACGCGCGCGAGGAGATGGCCGTGCGCGACTGCATCGAGCTGCTGGGATACTCCGTCGACGAGCTAGGGTGGTCGCTCGACGCCATGGCCGAGTCCCTCGACGGCGTGGAGCCGGAGATGGAGACCCAGCACGGCGCTGCGTCCGGGAGCGTCCGCAGCGGCGCGCGTGCCGAGGACGACCTGCAcgcctggctcagcgccgcgcTGGGCAACCAGGACACGTGCACGGAGGGCTTCCGCGGCACCGATGGCCGCCTGCTGCGTCGCGTCGAGGCATCCGTGGCGCAGCTGACGCAGCTGGTGAGCAACCTGCTCGCCATGCACAAGCGGCTGCGCAGCATCATGCCGCTGCGCCAGCACGGCAAGAACGACACGGCGGCGTCCGGCGCCGGTTCGGAGCTGCCGCCGTGGGTgatggacgtcgccggcggcgtcGAAGGGGAGCTCGCGCGCGCCCGGGGCCGGACGGGACGGAAGAAGGCGATGCGCGTGGACGTGGTGGTGGCGCGGGACGGGAGCGGGAGGTACCGGTCTGTCGGCGAGGCGGTGGCGCGCGCGCCCAACCACAGCCGGAGGAAGTACGTCATCTACGTGAAGCGAGGGGTGTACTACGAGAACGTGgacgtgaagaagaagaagagcaacatCGTGCTCGTTGGCGAGGGCATGGGCGAGACGGTGATCACCGGCAGCCGGAGCTTCTCGAGCGGCTGGACCACGTTCCGGAGCGCCACCGTTG CCGTGTCCGGCGCGGGGTTCATCGCGCGGGACCTGACGATCCGCAacacggcgggggcggcggcgcaccaGGCGGTGGCCCTGCGCGTGGACTCGGATCGCTCGGCCTTCTTCCGCGTGGCCATCGAGGGGCACCAGGACACGCTCTACGCGCACTCGCTCCGGCAGTTCTACCGCGACTGCCGCGTGTCCGGCACCGTGGACTTCGTCTTCGGCAACGGCATCGCCGTGATCCAGCGCACCATCCTCGCCACGCTGCCGCTGGCGCCGGGGCAGACGGGGAGCGTCACGGCCCAGGGCCGCAAGGACCCGAACCAGAACACGGGGTTCTCCATCCACAACTGCGTCGTGGAGGCCAAGTACCCGACCTACCTCGGCCGACCGTGGAAGCCATTCTCGCGGGTGGTGGTCATGGAGTCGTACTTGGGCACCGGCGTGCGCGCGCGCGGGTGGCTCGAGTGGGCAGGGGACGCCGGACTCAACACCCTCTTCTACGGGGAGTACAGAAACTTTGGGCCCGGCGCGGGGGTCGCCGGGCGGGTGAAGTGGCCGGGGTACCACGTGATCATGGACCCGGCATGGGCCAGCCACTTCACCGTAAGGCGGTTCATCGACGGCCTCACATGGCTGCCGTCCGCCGGCGTCACCTTCACGGCCGACTTGATCAAGAAATGA
- the LOC123069559 gene encoding ABC transporter F family member 4, whose protein sequence is MAAPPPVLTLAVEKGPRKGEICQCSAGSALRVGRVIKGNHFAVRDKGASQQHLSIEFLPPPAAGWVVSDLGSSNGSFLNDVPLAPFVPTPLSHGNLIKIGESTVLAVSIPSNSDLGTATAADPGTRRSSRYAAETAAVEEEKPPAATRRGTRKKAAVAAIPEVENEVPDAAVVVVEEKPRRGGRRKVAAVAPPEQTEEGEKEAPVGRRRGGRKKAAETSEPEKEEAPLAPPVGGRKKTTAVAESEKGDEEEEEGEKEAPAGRRRGGRKKAAEPSEPEKEEAPLAPPVGGRKKTTAAAESEKGDEEEEEGEKEALAGRRRGGRKKAAEPSEPEKEESPPAPRAGGRKKITAAAESEKGDDEEEALLVTRKEDTEPPELEKEDDVEAQMATRRGRRKNAPTVAPPPQPLKTGSRGGQGRFTRAASTRKAFLEDEEVEEEEEHEVAVPRDQPGNLSTLTAVKDGEEEEEEEEKGDKVTADDGEIEVAAKALEEEVPKGRASAQCAASDNEGDGERGGGEEEDDRNGDLLGSRREASAQCAASDNGDDWQMGGGEEEDDGNGDLLGSRGEASAQCAASDNEGDWEMGGGEEEDDGNGDLLGSRGDVGDGAKVEECAVRSSLETMTLQEWFDRMEKYLPRMINEAADQMIAELEEKQKRVHEYISTLSKSSDPS, encoded by the coding sequence ATGGccgctccgccgccggtgctcaCCTTGGCGGTGGAGAAGGGTCCGCGCAAGGGAGAGATCTGCCAGTGCAGCGCTGGATCCGCGCTCCGTGTCGGGCGCGTCATCAAAGGCAACCACTTTGCCGTGCGCGATAAGGGCGCATCGCAGCAACATCTCTCCATCGAGTTcctcccgccgcccgccgccggatgGGTCGTCTCCGATCTGGGATCCTCCAACGGCTCCTTCCTCAACGACGTGCCCCTCGCGCCCTTTGTTCCCACCCCGCTTTCCCATGGGAACCTGATCAAGATCGGCGAGTCCACCGTGCTCGCCGTGTCCATCCCCTCCAATTCGGATCTGGGCACCGCCACCGCTGCCGACCCCGGAACTAGGCGCTCCTCGCGCTATGCGGCAgagacggcggcggtggaggaggagaagCCCCCTGCGGCGACCCGCCGGGGCACACGGAAGAAGGCAGCGGTGGCGGCGATCCCCGAAGTGGAGAATGAAGTGCCGGACGCGGCGGTAGTGGTAGTGGAGGAGAAGCCCCGCAGGGGCGGACGTAGGAAGGTGGCTGCAGTGGCTCCCCCTGAACAGACGGAAGAGGGGGAGAAGGAGGCCCCGGTGGGGAGGCGCCGTGGCGGACGGAAGAAGGCCGCGGAGACCTCTgaaccggagaaggaggaggccccGCTGGCGCCGCCTGTTGGCGGGCGAAAGAAGACCACAGCAGTTGCTGAGTCGGAGaaaggagacgaggaggaggaagagggggagaaggagGCCCCGGCGGGGAGGCGCCGTGGTGGACGGAAGAAGGCCGCGGAGCCCTCCgaaccggagaaggaggaggccccGCTGGCGCCGCCTGTTGGCGGGCGGAAGAAAACCACAGCAGCTGCTGAGTCGGAGAaaggagatgaggaggaggaagagggggagaaggagGCCCTGGCGGGGAGGCGCCGTGGTGGACGGAAGAAGGCCGCGGAGCCCTCTGAACCTGAGAAGGAGGAGTCCCCGCCGGCGCCGCGTGCTGGCGGGCGGAAGAAGATCACAGCAGCTGCTGAGTCGGAGAAAGGAGATGATGAGGAGGAAGCCCTGCTGGTGACGCGGAAGGAGGACACGGAGCCTCCTGAACTGGAGAAGGAAGACGATGTGGAGGCCCAGATGGCTACACGCCGTGGGAGGAGGAAGAATGCTCCGACGGTCGCCCCTCCACCACAGCCTCTGAAGACGGGGTCCAGAGGGGGGCAGGGAAGGTTTACAAGAGCTGCTAGTACAAGGAAGGCCTTTCTAGAGGATGAGGaagtggaggaagaggaagaacatgaggtggcTGTGCCAAGAGATCAGCCTGGCAACCTGTCGACTTTGACAGCGGTAAAggatggtgaagaggaggaggaggaggaggagaagggggatAAGGTGACAGCTGACGATGGAGAAATCGAGGTGGCTGCAAAGGCATTGGAGGAGGAAGTCCCCAAGGGGAGGGCTTCTGCTCAGTGTGCTGCTTCTGACAATGAGGGTGATGGGGAAAGGGGTGGCGGAGAAGAGGAAGATGATCGCAATGGGGATTTGCTTGGCAGTAGAAGAGAGGCTTCTGCTCAGTGTGCTGCTTCTGACAATGGGGATGATTGGCAAATGGGTGGaggagaagaggaagatgatggcaACGGGGATTTGCTTGGCAGTAGAGGAGAGGCTTCTGCTCAGTGTGCTGCTTCTGACAATGAGGGTGATTGGGAAATGGGTGGcggagaagaggaagatgatggcaATGGGGATTTGCTTGGCAGTAGAGGAGATGTAGGAGATGGGGCGAAGGTGGAGGAATGTGCTGTTAGAAGCAGTCTTGAGACCATGACATTGCAGGAGTGGTTCGACCGGATGGAAAAGTACCTCCCAAGGATGATCAACGAGGCTGCGGATCAGATGATTGCGGAGTTGGAGGAGAAACAAAAGCGAGTCCATGAGTACATTTCAACGCTCAGTAAGAGCTCCGACCCTTCCTGA